A stretch of DNA from Lycium ferocissimum isolate CSIRO_LF1 chromosome 4, AGI_CSIRO_Lferr_CH_V1, whole genome shotgun sequence:
GGTTCTTTCTCCCATCCTGCTTTTGCTTTTTGCCTTTTTCTGGTTATGAACTTGTATCGGTTCTATTGTCAAAATGACGTTACTCTTAATAGTTGGTATTGAGATTTGGAATTGGAAGCACGTGATGCTCGATCTAAAGTTAGTTCTGTCATACTTTGGTTATTAGTTTATCCCAAAAAATGGACAtatttctataattagaaataatttaattttatgagatgatttatagccacacaaatatctaaggcttgttttggatcacatatttcaaaagtctttctttatttcttaaattccgtgtcaagtcaaattaagataatctttttgggacggagggagtggtATATTGCAGTATTGGCAATTGCTACTTTTTCTCTTTGATTTTATTTCGTGGTGAAAACACTGGTTTAGTTTTGACGAAGAACAAAGTTAATGATGGAGTTCGGAGCTGAGGACACGAGGTCTTAGGTTTTGAGTCTCTTGTGAtctattattaaaaagaattttaCTTAAAGAGTTAGACTGGCACTTGAGTGGACATGTTgaatatataattaagtaaataaaattgCGTCTTTTAAACGGCTTAAACATGAAGTTTGCTGGTTGCGAACTTGTGTTTGTGCGCGAACTTGGCACATAAATTCCAccatttatcattttatttaagTTGATTTCTCAATAAATTTTGCAGATCAAATCTTGTTTATGAACATATAAGGATTTAAGGACTGATAGGGAACAGGTTACTCTAGCagttttggaatgtaagggaaCAATAGTGCTAGTTCAAAAAATCATCAAGAAATATTAAAATAGTGAAGGAAGCATTCAAATTGACTGAACGTTGTTCCATTTGGATTGTACAAACATGTCACACACTCGAAGTAAACAGGCAAAAGAAAGGCAAcgccaaaattttcaaaattcaccAACTACTCATGAGAGCCTGTGTCGGGGTTTGGTCTTTGGTGACCATACCACACAAGTTTAGTTGGTTTTTGTATCACGGATTCACGGGGCGCACATTATTTAGACTAAGTAAGCAAATTAATCTTACGGATATAAATTAACAGGATAATACATCACTTAACCATATTAAATGGATACGAGTTTACATGCAAGAATATCTTGCATAGTTGCATTTATAGATTCAGTATAAAcacttttttttgtcaaaacAGTATTGGCACTGATTGCGGGTAAATCCTTTTCATGTTTGACGCATCACTCTATACCACATTCTTTTATACAATTGTCTGGTATACGAAATTTGATGGCTTGATTAATCAAGTATGGTTCTTTAAAAGAgcacaaaattttaatttcctACTATTTGTTCATTCTAATTATATCAATAAAAAAATGATTGATGCATATTTAAACTAGGTTTTTTTCCTGAAATTTTGGATTATGTTGGAacttggagttggagttgtgtttggctatAGTTTTcgaaattatagtttttggtgaattgtaattgtaaaaaagtgaaaaaaaatgaattttttttaaaaataagttttttattattgagtttttggtattcgaATACAACACAAGTTGTATTTGGGGCGGAATTCACTTGTCGCCGATtccgaaaaaataaaaaaattttttggaataaagtgaataattcttacaATTATATAGGCCAAATTTTACCACAACTTAATTTCTCACAATTTGAATTCGAGGCTTCTAATTAAAAACTTATTAATGGAAGGATAATTGGTGAAATGATTGATGCATATTTAAACTAGGTTTGTCTCAATAGAGTGGTTGCTTCCTGAAATCATCTGTCACCCGATTATGTATAGTGAACTTGAAAAGACAGCTTGCTTCCTGCAGAGGTAATAAGTCAGCAGTTGCCACTCTTTTACCTAAATAGTGCCAATTGTTTTTACTGTACGAATGGCCAACTGTTAAAGTACTGCTTTATATCAAACGAATAGATATAACATGTTTTTTGAGTACATACACTCATTTAATTACGATCAATTAATGTAtactttttattatattaaatcaCTTAATAACAACTATAATAAGTTGAAGTGTTTTGATGTAATGCGAGTAAATATTTACTGCTTGATTAAAGACAATAAAAAACACACGTGACATgtaagttatatacattatcaaaATTGATCTTGTTATGCATATGAGCCTCCCTCTTCAATTTAAatttacctattttttttattttgacactTCAAACCGGTGTTTGGACGTACGTTTTCACTAGGGAAATCatgttttcaacttttttaaatataaatttaacccgaactttatattttgtaaaaaaaaaaaaaaactcatgtGTATCAAACACAATCTCACTTAtatagtattttattttcaatgtagcaacatgctaatatatattttaatttaattatgtcattttttagctaagattaattgatgttgtaattgagagggaaaaaaagacttaatttaaaagaagagaatgttttgatagttttcacaattttttgggggttttatgtctataagatacaacttaaaatatccaaccaacacatgatttgaaaccatgtcCAAAGAGTAACTTACCACCATTacgtctaaaatattacttaaaATAACCTTCATTAccacaatttattttttgcttctaataaaaatcgATTTAGAgacatggtttttttttttttgatagacACGATAACTGAGGACGAGTTCGGGGATTCAAACTATCCTTTTCATACGAAAAATATTAGCAATCACATTCggataataaaaaagaaaattataaattcgaaaaaaaaaaacaacccaTAAATTTAgggggctgcatatgcattaaggcTAAAGACAATAAAAAACACATGTGACATGCaaattatatacaaattatCAAAATTGATCTTGCTAATAACAATTAGACTTAAGTTATTACCATTCGcgagggtggtctttaatttttacccctcaaaatggtggtctttaaattttacccttcaggcagaattttACAAAGTCTGcctagcgattttttttttacctgagttggggttcgaacccacaacctcggggtgttaggcgaggggtataaattaaagattaccaatttgaagggcaaaattaaagagcaccccaaatgaagggtaatcgaaaaaaaaattaaaaggtataaaatatttataattatttataaaaaaaaccatataaataattataaaatttatgtatataatttatcgatttggttcgattttttaaTAATCATAATCAAACTAAATATTATCGACAAGTTCTAATTAAATTTTCGAGTCAATTAGAATGCACATCTGCTTTTAGATGAAACCAAATTCCAATGGAACCTATCTCAGTGACTCCACATGctttttgcacaaaaaaaatgatgtCAAAAAGTGCCTTTTCACCACTTCTCatcttttctttataatttttctGTTTGTCCCCTTCATATCCTCCGCACCCGGCGCAATTTAGCCACATCTCCTGCTAAAAATCTCTCACAAGTCCCAATCCACTTAAACTTTCCTCCAACATCATATCCCTCTTTGCCTCTTTGAAGTTAACTTCACTTTCCtctttccccttttcatttcttGATAACTTATCTCCAAATCCAAACAACATGGCACACAATACCTCCAACAGGCGCATTTTAGCAGTTCCTGAACATAAGCCTAAAACTTCCATTTCTATGGATCCCACTCTAAAAAAACAACCTAAACCCACCCCCTCTAACACTATAGACAACATATCCAACAAATTTTCCCACCTATATGCAAATCAAAAAATCCTTAAATCTAACTCAAAAGACTCTTGTGGGCATTCATCAAATTCACTTTACAACCATTTAAAGACCAAATCTTGGACTGATTCACATGTTCTTGATTCTTCATGTACAGCTTTGACCAAGTCAAACAGTCAACATGGTAGCTCTACTATGGTCAAGGTAAAAAAATATGTACCCCACAAGGGAAAAGAGTTTGACAAAGAGGTGGATGTTAAAAGGGCATTTGTAAATTTGTCTAAGAGTCAAGAATTTGAAAGGTTTAAAGGATTTGATGAGATAAAAAAGCAATCTTTATCAGTACCATTATTGAAGAATGGTGGAAGAAGGAAATCATTTTGCAGTTCAAAAATAGAGTTGGCTGATTTCTTTTCTTGTAGTGGTGTGAAAGTTGTGGCTGTGGATATGCCACCATTTATGCAGATTCATGCTGTGAATTGTGCAAGAAAGACTCATGATAGCTTGGAAAAGTTCACATCTAAAGCTCTTGCTCTTACCCTCAAAAAGGTAAACAAAAGTGTAGCCGTATATTCTtgc
This window harbors:
- the LOC132054618 gene encoding uncharacterized protein LOC132054618, with the translated sequence MAHNTSNRRILAVPEHKPKTSISMDPTLKKQPKPTPSNTIDNISNKFSHLYANQKILKSNSKDSCGHSSNSLYNHLKTKSWTDSHVLDSSCTALTKSNSQHGSSTMVKVKKYVPHKGKEFDKEVDVKRAFVNLSKSQEFERFKGFDEIKKQSLSVPLLKNGGRRKSFCSSKIELADFFSCSGVKVVAVDMPPFMQIHAVNCARKTHDSLEKFTSKALALTLKKEFDGVYGPAWHCIVGSSFGSFVTHSVGGFMYFSMDHKIYVLLFKTTVQKAESS